The genomic segment TGGGATCACACTGGGATCATACTGGGATCATACTGGGATCACACTGGGATCACACTGGGTTCATACTGGGATCATACTGGGTTCATACTGGGATCATACTGGGATCACACTGGGATCATACTGGTATCACACTGGGATCATACTGGGATCACACTGGGTTCATACTGGGTTCATACTGGGTTCATACTGGTCTGCTGGGCACAATTAGATCTCCTGTGTTTCCAGACTTTGCTTCCAGGAATTGTTCCAGCCTGAAATGCTGAAGTGGATCATTTTAGCCTCAATAAGTTGAAGCTGAAGAGAACTTTTATAAAAGATGTtacaaaaagtttaaatcatTCTACCgagctgcagctagcatagcctgtcgTTAATGCTTAgactagttagcatagccaccgctGACGGGGATAAACTGATTTCCTGTAACGGTAATTCTTTCTCCTCAATGTTCACTTGCCTTCACTGACTGTCCGTGTCTGTCTGCAGTGTCttgtctccatgttgtcctgctGAATGTCTTTGGGTGGAGACTGGAGGACATTCAACCTCACTGTCTCTTTGTCTCCAGGTCTACTGTAAGACATGTCAGCGCTGCATCTGCGCCATCTGTGTCCTGCAGGATCATCGCACTCACAAAACTGTCTCTGTCCAGACTGAGAGACTCAGCAAACAGGTAGAGAGGACAGAACTTGCCTCCTGCTAGAGTCCGGCTAGCTCTGCAGGTTCTTCATCATGtcagtgtttgtgttcagaAACTGGTGGCGAGGACAGAGCAGGAGATCCTGAACCGCATCAAAGAGAAGGAGATCCTTCTGAGCGACCtgaagaggaagctggagtcCGTGCAGGTCCGGTTCGCCTCACATTATTCAGCTCTAATGATTCTGGTCCATTCCTCCATTCTCCATGGTTCCCATCAAGCAGTTGAACTCTCCCATAGTGCAGCAAATAattgaacatttcagcaaaatcttTATTGAAGAACTGCATGCCAAAATTTAAGATGGCAgccatttttcaagatggcctCTATTGTTGTCATAGAAGTTTTGTTCTACAATTGTCAATTAGATGAAAGTGTTTGGTGTCAATCAGAGACCAtagaaataagatttattttcttgtgtgatcttgtttcctttttctgttggacatttttcaaaatggttgctatggagaatTTGTTTATACTAAGATCTTCAGTAGGTATAGCCAGCGGTGAGCACAGCTAACCAAAACGTTTGTTTCACtaattcaataaataagaatCTTAGCTCTGCTTCCGCTAAACCGCTAAACACAGAAACTTAGTAGAAGCTAACGCTAGACGCTAAACACATAAGCAATTGGTTTAAGCTAATGCTATGCTGCTAAACTGcttaacacagaaaaaaatggtgGAAACTAACATTAACCATTAAGGCAAGTGTCTCAGTCTGTGTCACGTTTTCATCTCCTTCCTGTTAGCCACTGGTGTGAGACTCGTTAACAGCAAAGTTCAGTTTGCAATTTTTctacatattattattttaaagtgaataCAATGACCAAAGTTGAAAACATCTGATGCAACAAAGTTCATCCAAGTCATGAACATTGGGaacattttatgacaataattgGTTTAAAAGACTCATCCTGAAATTCAAGTGGCTAATGGGAACATGCTAATGTTTATGCTTTTATCTGGGTTGAGAGATTTTTACGGTAATATGCGGCACAACTTTGATGCTCAGCATCAGCAGTTCTTCAGACTTTCTGAAGGTCTTTTCTGCTTACTctggaccgggtcagaacaTCCTAGTGAAGTTCAGTCAGTGAAAAGGTTCTGTCTGTTTTGGTCTCAGAACTATGCAGACAAAGAGCGAGGCGATGTCGAGCACCTTCTGGATGAAGTGTCCGCCTCGCTGGTCCGGATCCGGACTCAAGTGGTGGGTGGGATCCAAAACCAGCTGGAGGCTGTGACGTCGAAGGGGGAGGCCATGGTGCACcgcctggaggcggagcttagCCAGCTGACTGACAGAAGGGCCACGCTGGAGGTCCAGGCCATCAGTCAGGATCACATCAGCTTCCTACAGGTAACAGTTGATCGGCCGGCGTTGGAGGTGTCACAAGTAAAAGACTTCTTTgccttcttctcttcttctcctcgtCTCAGAGCTTTGAGGAGGCCGTGGCTCCACTGGATGAAAAGAAACACGATGAGGCCGATGAAGAGGCCGAGTTGTCCCTTCACTTCCACCTGGATGACGTGAAGAGCAGTCTGTCCGACGTCAAGATCAAGGTAGACGAAATCTGGATGGGAGAGATCCGCCCGAGGGCCTCCAGGGGTTCTAGAGGCTCCAGAGACTCCAAAGACTCCTGTaagtcaaacattcatgaagaatGGACCTCCAGGTGAGAGGTCAGAGTCTGAACGGCCTCTGttccagttccaccaggtgaCCTGATGGCGGCCGAGAGCATGATGAGTCTGAGAGGAAGCAAGTCGACTCTGAGGATGAGTCAGTGGTCTCTGAAAGGTGAGACCAGAGACAAGTGTCATAGGTCAGGGTCAGGCCTGACCTTCCTGCAGTGGCTGCACAAATAAAGTCCTTATATTACTGgagatgtttcagttttgttctgtttcccCCCTCAGACATAAAGAAGAGTAAGCATGTTACAGGTACGTAGATTCAACCGTTTTACATTTGTTCAAGTTGGACTTCATCTTGACATCCAGAAAATCTGTTGACAGTCATCCCACTGAGATTGTTGGATTATTACTGCAATACACGGATTACAGCTAATAATCCTTGATTTGAACTTTAGAGAACATGAGAAATCGACTGTGTGTCGGTTCATCAGTCTGAGCTGAAACAGCCATGCAGACCTCAAGGGTTTTTAGATCCAGACCCGGATGAGGCTCTGgttgggattcaaacccaggaccttcttgctgtacGCCAATGGAGAAGACGACTGCTCCACCACCAGGAAATATCAGCTTGACCTAAAACTCCTCAAGCTGTTCTATTTTAAGAGACAAATTGATCAAACTGTCCTCTGCAGGTTCTCAGTCCACATGAGTTGTTTTGGTCACCAAATCATCCGGTGCTCCAATCAGTGCTCTGGAGAATAAAGGAAGGTCATTTCTGCATTGGAGTTTTTCTTCTCAATgttcttctttgttctgttttaggACTGAAGAAAGCCCGGGCCTACATAGGTGAGCTGTACCTCAGATCATTGACCTCTGTTTGATCTTATGGCTGAAAGGCAGAGATGTTCTCCGAGACAGAACTGTTCCTTTCTGTTCAGTCTGAACATTGCTGCTGGACGTCAGCCAGCTGAAACCTGAATgtatttccacatatcatcCTGTGCTTCTTCAGAGGATGTGACGCTGAACCCGGTGACAGCGTACCCATTCCTGATCCTGTCAGaagacaggaagcagctgaAGAGAGGAGAGAAGCTGCAGTTTTTCAGGAACAGCCATCACCGATTTGACGTCTGGTCTTGTGTCATCGCCAAGGAAGGGTTTAGCTCTGGGCGTCACTACTGGGAGGTTAGTCAGgatcttgttttgtttggcaTCGGAGTGGCGCTTACATTCATTTTACTGATTTAGTTGTTGCTGACAATGAGGTAGATGTTGGGTGGCTCGTTTCCATTGACTGGTGTGGCACAGTTCGGTGACTTTCGGTACGctattttgcctgtttttgtaATGGGAATTCCTGGGCTCCCTTCAGTTGTAGGTCCAAAGGACAATGGTACAGTACAGTTAGTCGCACAGCACAGTCCATTGATTGGGGGAtgggaaaaacaacacagcagtGCATCATGTTTGTTATTGTACTGGTACTGATGGCATCATGTTAGGTGTTTGGGTTTAACCACGTCTGTCCAGTGAGAGTCCTGCTAGTGGTGGAAACACTCTCCTGAACATGGTGGACTGTAAAATAGCGTACTGGACTGCATTGACCAGTACCGCGCAGTGAAAACAAGGCAAACTATCAGGATGTTGGGGGCGTGCtctggtggcgtagagggtagcgcgccccacgcttggaggccctcggtcctcaacgcggccgtcgcgggttcgattcccggacccgacgacatttgccgcatgtcttcccccctctccttccccctttcctgttgtataagggacactagagcccacaaaaagaccccctggtggggaaaaaaaaacaactatcaGGATGTTGTAGAGGCCACTGGAAGATCCAAGTTTAAAGCTTTTCTTATGTTTGGAATTTTTTCATGGTTTGAGATGTTTGGAGATAAAGGATCTAGATGAGGATCAggcttcttctcctccttcaggAGGAAGGTCAGGATTTCAATGTTTATGACTCTTACTTTGTAGGGGATCCTGGTCAGGTGTTAAATGTGGATGGGATCAGGATGCGGATTAACAGGTGGCCAAGGTGAGGGTGATGGTCCTCTGTTTGGTCTGTCTCTTCATAGAGGTCAGGATTTtatcaaagaaacacaaacatttgagTCTGTTCTAGTTCTGCATTGATCTGGTTGAGGATGAGAGTCTTGTTGAGGGTTAAAGTCTTGTTCTGTGACAGGATGAGGGTCAGGATCTTACCTTTTTGGAGGTCAAAGGGTTGGGCTCTTAAATAATGTGAGATCTTGGTGGTCTTAAAATCAAGGTGATAGTTACGCTGTTTTGCAGGTCCAGCTCTCGTTGAGAACTAGTGGCATCTTCTAATGGATCTGTTTGTAAGTCTGGGTTTTGTAGAGGAGTCCTCAGTCTGCTGATGTTGTGGAGATCTGGTTGAGGATCTGAGTTTCTTTCAGGGGTTTTTCTTATTTGGAATCAAGGAATCTCTGGATCTGATGATCCCTGGTGGGAGGCCAAGGATCAGGACCTGGTGGAAAGTCAAGGTTTCTTCACAGGGTTGgtcaacagaaccagaacttgcTTTAATAGACCCTGCTTTTTGTCTTGCAGGTTTCTGTGGGGGAGAACAAGGACTGGAAACTGGGTGTGGTCAGTGAGTCGGCCCAGAGAAAAGGCCTGTTTGACATGAGTCCCACAAACGGATACTACGCCATCTGGTGGTGCGGCAGCCAGCTGAGGGCGCTCACTGCCCCGCCTCTGACCAAGGTCTATGATAGCGCCATTTCTGAAGTTAAACAGTCAAAAATTAGTTAGAAAGCTAGATGTTTAGCTTCTACTCTAAACATGGtctggaaattaaatatttgccAAGAAGGAAAATAATCAGTAAATATATAGATTGCTAATGAAGCATTAGCAAGCTAAACTAGCTTGAcactgacatttataaatgagtaaacatggtgaaaatatgactttgaaatcTGAACACCCATTCTCCTCTTATGACAGGCTAGTAAACCCAAATATTGCTGTTATATTTGACTGAAACTTTGAATACCTGAATCCAACTGAGAATGAATGTTTGAAAGCTGACAACAGAAACTCACGCTGTCTCCGCCCTGCAGGTGAAAGGTCACCACCCGAAGCTGCGACAGGTGGGCATCTTCCTGGACGTGGATGAGGGTCAGGTCTCCTTCTACAACGTCAAGTCAGGAACGGAGATTTACAGcttccacacaaacacagagttCACCGAGAGAATGTTTCCTCTGCTCGGCACCGGAGACAAGGAGGTTCCTCTGATCCTGGCCACCGCCCAGCATCACCCCGCCTGAGGGGAACCGGGCCTGGACCAGAATCGGGCTCTGACTTTAGGGATGGGTGAAGGAAGAGCTAGATCTCCTGCAGGATTTGGAGGTTTACCGCAGATGAACCGACAGGATTCTCAGATAGAGGAGCCGTTTCCTCCTTTAAGACGATTATGTAATAATATATTAGATGTAGTGATTTATAAGTTAAAACGAATGAGTTATGTACATAGTTATGTAGAGGCACagctgtcaaactccagtcctggagggctgctgtcctgcagcttttagatgttcctctgctgcagcacctgaacagaataatgaggtcattaaggctctgagAACTGATCCACACCAGAAGGTCatgaagccgtttcattccagtggtttatctaaaacctgcagggcggcgactggaggactggagtttgacatgtAGAGGCACAGAGTTTGTAGTTTATGAAGCCAATCTGTGAAGATCTTAAGATTCTAATGGAAATACTTGGATGGTATTATGGTGGAAATGTGgagtttttcttactttaataataaaatatgggAGAAAAAACCTGTGGCAATAAACAATATGTCTTTATAAGATACAGAATAATCAGTTGTTTTAGAGCTCTAGTTTTGTAAATGAATTGATTTGGTTTTGTCGTTATTTGCATAAGGAAGCAGTTCTTACAGCAGATCTGAGTTGGAAAAGGCTGGAAGGATTTCCCTGTGgctcagagaataaactttaaaatattttaatttagaaatcaaAGATCAACCTTCAGACCGCTcaggtcctggttctggttctgctctgcatcagaaccagaaccaaatatggagaagcagcattcagcttctatgaaccacagatctggaacaaacttccagaaaattgtaaacaaaacagCCGAAACCCAGAGtccctttaaatccagactaaacCGTTTAGAGTTGGTTTGGTTAGTAACTGGATTATAGATTAATTCTAGtctgaattatattttttattgcttctttttattttgccactataaagtttttattatgtaaaaacactttaaactgcACCGTTGATGAAACCTGCTTTACACATTCATTAGATCATTGGTTTGAGGAGAAACACTGCCCCCTGCGGACGGAGGCCAGAATTACACGGTCATCCAGTCAAACTGTCCTGTACCAACAGGCTGAAGGGACGAAGCCATGAGGGGACACAAACCGTTTCTGGAGACTAAAGAGAGTGTTTGGACATGACCACCATCCTAACTGAAGTATGGgagaggcagcatcatgctgtggggctgtTTTGCTCCAGGGGGATCTGGTGCACtacatcagtgtttctcaattccagtcctcaggccccctgtctgcatgttttaggtgtttcccttctgccacacacctggattgaatctttgggtgattaacaggctcctgcaggacttggtggctgcagaagatgtcatgctgttgaatcagctgttctgctgtagaggcacatctaaaacatgcaggcagggggacCTGAGGTCTGGAACTGGGAAACACTGCACTACATAACATTGATTTATTACAAGCCTGACCCATTTCTACTGGTTCTATCACGTATGGATGAGAATTTGTGACCTGAGGTGTATGTTAACTTCAGATTTTAAGGTAATAAATACATCTGTAAGTTTTTATCATCATTTAGgcttttagcaaatagaaataatttcagtaattttgaCCTGGACCTAGAGCAGTTTGGTCTCATTTAATGTCAGTGAGAAAAaaggtgtatgtaaacttctgatccCATCTTTtcactaacatttaatttacaaaataattgttagtgTGAATTCACACGCTTGTTTCAGCGTTGAGGTGACTCCTGGTTTTCGCGTTAGTGTCGTCCGAAGCCAGAGGTCAACAGTTTTCTCGTCATTcaagttcatattttatttaacataaatcaTATTGCAGTCAAAGTGAACAGCTGGGGTTTCAATATACACAATAGAATCGTAACATTTTAAGCCCCTCCCCCAAAACccaccccaaaataaaaatcaaaagccCACCCACACCCCACTCATTTAAACAAGCATCCCCACTAAGCTATGCCCCGCCCACATCTTACTATGCCCCGCCCACCAACGTTTCATGGGCTTTATTGAGCAGCAAACTCCAAACAGATGGACTCCGTCTTGTCCTATCAGCTGGCTCCTGCAGGAATAAGCCCCGCCCTTGCCGATCGACCCGCCAGTCAACAGCTACAGAGACTTTAAGGCATGTTCCCTCCATCAAGAGTTAACCCCTCCCACCTGCTACTCGTCCTAGACCCTCCCCTTAAAACTAGCTCCTCCTCTTTACTCAGACCCCTGACCTCCCTCAGCACCCCAACAGGGGGCGTTGTGGCCActttaagctaaaaaaaactaaaattgtttaagaaaaaaattaaggcGAATCTGCTCCCTCTGATTAGAAGCTCCGCCCCTCTGTTACACTTCCTGCGAGAGTGCAGTGAGAAGCCCCGCCTACTTTAAGAACGCAAAAAGCGCCACAAATCTGGTACACTTCCTGCAGGAACACTCGGAAAAGCTCCGCccctttttcaaactttgtgcaaaaatgttagGAGAAAGCTCCGCCCACTTTTGAGAACGAGAAACCTAACCCTCAATCCAAGATCTACCCAGAGGGTTGTGAGAAGCCCCGCCCCCCTGCTAGACTTCCTGTGGAACAAAGAGATAAGCTTTGCCCCCTTTAAGACAAAATCATCCAATCAGAGACTtcctgaacaaaaacaagtgaAGAAATTCCCAGATAGAAAGCAAAAAGCTCCACCCATCTTTTATACTTCCTGCATGAAAAGCTCCGACTCTTTTATAaactttgtgcaaaaacattaGGACAAAGCTCCACCCCCTCTGTGACTCTGTAGGATCAAAGAGAGAAGCTCCACCCCTTTCAAGAACAAGAAGCCATCCAATCAGAAACTTCCTGCAGGAAGGAAGTGagaagccccgccccctttGCTAGACTTCCTGGATGCAGGAAGCTGTTTGGAGTTTGCTGCTTTCCCTCTGATCTGTAGCCAATGAATGAAGGCGGTGACAGGAAGGGGCGTGTCCTACAGACCACCTGTGTGATATCAGGCATCTTCGCCACGCacgcaaaataaaaacaggaatcaATCTGGTGAGCATCATTATCATGGGTGTTGTGACGTTGACCAGAGCAACATTCACAATCACCCCTCCCCCCACATCTGTCCATCCTCAGCACCCcaccttcatcctcctcctcctcctcctcagcagaGTCCGCTCAGATGTGTCGTTGTTGGTGCCCCCCTCACCCCCCCACTGTGGCGTATAATGgctgaaatgaaacagaaatgaaggagaaggaggaggaggaggagggggggggggggacaggtgaggaagaggaggagagggaggtgcaacttcttcttctgtggtaaaACTGGAAAGCTTGTTGCGTCGTGCTGCTTCCCGTCGCCATGGCGACCGAAGAGGAGCCAAGGAGGAAGGAGGGGTCAGGCAGACAGTGGGAGAGGGAGAGCGGGAGGAGCTTGGAGGACGGCGGGACAGGGCGGGGCTACTTCAGACATCTCTCAAAGTAGGTGGCGCCGACGTAGCCGCCCCGCAGCGAGCGGTGGACGTTCTGCTCGAAGAGCCGCCGGTTCGTCTGCAGGACCTCCGCTGCCTCCTTGTTCAGTGGGTCCTCCGGGTTTGGCTCctgggggtcagaggtcacattaTCAGCTGGGGTCAGGAACATTAGCTGAACTTAAGAAAACCACCTGGAACCAGAACCTAAATGTTTGTCGCTGGAAGCTTTGacaaacaagatggaggcgtcagattttagtgttggaggatttctgtttagtctttggctgaagaccaggagacatttctgctgctagcgctaggctaacatgttagctttggttggatttacccagaatgccctgaaGGGTGCTGTAGTTCAcgtcctgcttttggagcactTTCTGACGTCTACATATggattcaaactgaaccagagttcacttcaactgaacccagaTCGatgtttggaggaccagaggtcagaggtcaactaGCGTTCACAACTCACCAACcagactggactttgactaggtagATGGACTGGAGTTGGGTAGAAGTGGACTGAACTGGActaataaaatgctttattcatttattcttttcaaaaaggaactgaaatgttttttactgtCAGATTGAACTCACTAGAAATAGATACTGTAGACCGTAGATGATGGAGTTTATTGTCAGAACCGGCTTCCAGTCCTCTCTGTGGATGAAGAGCAGAGCCAGCCGTTAGCAACATCTTCACTtatcacaacagaaaacaagtcAGTTTATTACTGACCTGAGCAAACATCTATCATTATCTAAATATGTCAGAATACTTTGTTATTTAGGACTTAGACAGTTTTAACccaatttattcaataaaatctATCTAAAGATGACTGA from the Gambusia affinis linkage group LG19, SWU_Gaff_1.0, whole genome shotgun sequence genome contains:
- the LOC122821615 gene encoding E3 ubiquitin-protein ligase TRIM39-like; translated protein: MAEAPELFSEQELTCSICLDLFTDPVSTPCGHNFCQACIGGYWASSSVCTCPLCKRQFDERPQLSINKVFALIADKFKQTRYGATGFSAPVGNGSLDAMEDGRSTNPFLSPLPAPAAPEDMVWCDVCSGVKQPAVSSCLTCTASYCSEHLQPHYNTAFYAKHPLLDPQEALRGRTCSTHRRLMEVYCKTCQRCICAICVLQDHRTHKTVSVQTERLSKQKLVARTEQEILNRIKEKEILLSDLKRKLESVQNYADKERGDVEHLLDEVSASLVRIRTQVVGGIQNQLEAVTSKGEAMVHRLEAELSQLTDRRATLEVQAISQDHISFLQSFEEAVAPLDEKKHDEADEEAELSLHFHLDDVKSSLSDVKIKVDEIWMGEIRPRASRGSRGSRDSKDSFPPGDLMAAESMMSLRGSKSTLRMSQWSLKDIKKSKHVTGLKKARAYIEDVTLNPVTAYPFLILSEDRKQLKRGEKLQFFRNSHHRFDVWSCVIAKEGFSSGRHYWEVSVGENKDWKLGVVSESAQRKGLFDMSPTNGYYAIWWCGSQLRALTAPPLTKVKGHHPKLRQVGIFLDVDEGQVSFYNVKSGTEIYSFHTNTEFTERMFPLLGTGDKEVPLILATAQHHPA